One Carassius auratus strain Wakin chromosome 39, ASM336829v1, whole genome shotgun sequence genomic window, TATTTCACATACGGTAGAGGACCACCTGCCAAACTGGCTGATCTCATTTCATATTCAAAAGCAAATTGCATCAAGCACTGCAAACAAAGTCTATCAAAAGCACAGTAGTTTATAATCAGCCACGCTGGACAGAGGGCCATTGGCCATCTGTCCAAATGCAGCAGAGTCCAGAAACActgacatttaatataaaatgatctCCCTGTTCAATTTATAGTAGTGAAGCTATGTTGAGGTCACAGACTTGACTCTTCCCAACAGCACAGGGGAAAAGTGGCGTAACCGACGTAAAATGCTGACTCCAACCTTCCACTTCTCCATCCTCTCTGACTTCCTAGAGGTGATGAATGAACAAACGGATATTTTGATTCAAAAGATGGAGAAGCACATAGACGGAGAGCCATTCAACTGCTTTAGCTACATTACATTATGTGCTTTGGACATCATATGTGGTAAAGTACATTCGATCTTTCCATAACCTGTATAGTTTAAAAGCACAATATGGGCTTTtgctgtttttatataaatatgcttATTGTATATGCTATATGGATACTAGTGTAAAAGACCTTATGCTTATTGTTTAGTTATAATAGCTATTGATGATACATGGGATGTGTTTGTTTGCAACAGAAACTGCAATGGGAAAGAAGATCTATGCTCAGAGTAATTCTGACTCTGAGTATGTCCAAAGTGTCTATAAGTAAGTAGTGCACTCCAGTGGTAGAGCACATCTTCTTTCTAATAAATAGAGATATGTTGTTCTCTCTGACGGTGTTTATATTCCTCCTGCAGAATGAGTGACATCATCACTAAGAGACAGAGAGCACCATGGCTGTGGCCAGACTGGATCTACAACAAGTTAAAGGAAGGCAAAGAACATTCCAGAAGATTGAGAATTCTTCACTCCTTCACTGCAAGTGTGAGTGATCAGCATTATTGTTTACAGGGTGGATTCAAGTAAATTGGGACACTTTTTGCCTTTGAGATGACTAggaaaaaataattcaattatcACGAAATTAACCCTACATTATTGcagaatttattaatattttgaatcagcttttatttttatattttctgtattttagttttagtaattgtgttatgtgcttttgtcattttatatacttttttgctattttagaagccttttagctttattttatgtCTGAGTTTAGTTTTAGTAATCTTAGAATGTAAATGATTTTACTTGTCAGGATTTtcatttactatttatattttctatgtttaaattgaacaaattaattgaaaatgattatttaacATTAACACACAATGTAGCATCAAGATAAGGTTGCTTCAGGAAAATTACGTGATTTATTTATGTTCTGTATGGCACacacttgccaaaaaaaaaaaagacaaatggtcATCAAATACAAGCCTCCAGATCATTCTTGCAGAATTTTCTGTGTTTTCCTTAAGGTAATTAAGGAGAGATCAAAGTTTATGAGCTCTGAACCTACCAGTGATTCTGACCAGGGGCCGAGGAAAAGACAGGCCTTCCTAGACATGCTGTTAAAAACTACTTATGAGGATGGAAAGAATTTGAATCATGAGGACATTCAGGAGGAAGTGGACACCTTCATGTTTGAGGTACAAATAAATCTGCCAAAGGAAACGGTTACAGACAGAACATTGTTTGAAGAACCGTTCTCTTTGACAGGGTCATGATACCACTGCAGCTTCAATGAACTGGGCTTTACATCTGATTGGTTCCCATCCTGAGGTCCTGAAGGCAGTGCAGGTAGAACTACAGGAAGTGTTCGGTAAATAAGTCTTTGATTGAGCGTAATGCctacaattttttattaataaaacaatttgttCTGTTTTAGTGCTGCTCACTAGTCAAGAAAGCATCTAGattcttttgaatgttttctaaCAGCCTCATTTACTGTACAGTTCAGCTGCGTCTCCTCCTGCATTATGATTGGCAGGTTCGTCAGACCGCCACGTGGGGGTTGAGGACCTGAAAAAGCTGCGCTACCTGGAGTGTGTCATTAAGGAGAGTCTGCGGATCTTCCCCTCCGTGCCTCTGTTCGCACGCAGCATCTGCGAGACCTGTCAGATCAGTAGGTGGCAGCAGTTTGTCAGCTTGCCAAACAGTGCTACCAGATCAAAGATCTGCACTTTTTGATGCCACTCTCCTTATTATCTGCACCTCAGCATAACAGCAGATGTCAGAGCTTCTATTTCCATCTCCCGTTTGCAAATATGAAGCAACCTGAGTGTTTATTTCTACACagaacaaagttttttttattcacgCCAAAGCAGCTAGATGGAAAACAGTAACTTTTTAGGATGGAAAGTGTTGCAACATGCAATAAATGCATCTGTTTATCAGTTATTTATTAAAGCTTTGTTCTGTCTCTTACACAGCGGTATAGTTTGCCGTGTGCTGAATCCTGTTTAACAGTTCAAACTCAAACATGTATAATGTAATTGAAACACTGCTATTGTTGTGTTGCTCTGTTTCAGATGGGTTCAAGGTCCCAAAAGGAGTGAATGCTGTTATCATACCATATGCTCTTCACCGGGACCCGCGCTACTTTCCAGAACCTGAGGAATTTCGACCGGAAAGGTTTCTGCCAGAGAACAGCAAAGGGAGACATCCATATGCGTACATACCTTTTTCTGCAGGGCCAAGAAACTGCATCGgtaagaaaaagaacaaaaagattTTAGTATAAAAGTGACTTACAATAGAAATGATAATGCTGAATTCTATCCAGTATAATAGTAATTATTGTGTAAAGGTACACATTTCCATTTAGGTGTTGAAACAGAAATGTGTTCcatgagacttttttttacagaagacAAAAATGTTGGGAATCGCGGCCTAATGATAAAACTGTACCATACCACATTGTGCCATATGTGTAAGGAAGGGaatcattaataattttttttattaacttaaaaaatGGTTCATAAGAGTAATCACACTACAATACAGTGGTTGCATTCACGCATTTGATTCTCTAAAAAAGCAACTCACTTTGTTTGTTTGGGAATCAGACTATACTAGTTGCGTGCTTCCAgtttgattcactgaaaagaaccaacTCACTGGAGGCATTATTGGGAATTGGACTGTGCTGTGTGCACACGATATgtttgatttactaaaaagacCCGACTTACTCGAGTAATTTGTTTGGAAATCAGCCTATACTGGTTGTGTGCCATGTGTTTGTTTCACTCAAAAGAACCGACTCACTAGAGACGTTTGATTGGGAATTGAAGTGTACTGGCTGCACTTGATGTGTTTAATTCACTAAACTGAAACGGCTCCTTAAAGTCATTTGTTCTGTAATCAGACTGCACATGTTGAGCCCGTTTCCCATTGTAGATATATCTATAGAGTAGCGTGATTCAGTtctggtagttttttttttttttttttaatggaacctGTTCTTGGTTTCCAACCCTTGTCATATGATATCCTCAGAACTTGTAAGGCAGGGGTGTTCCTTGATGGCCACTGTCCCGCATAGTTTAGCTACTACCCTAATTACCAGCTAATCATTGTTTTCAGACTAACTAGAAACCACGCCACTGGAAGGTGCTGCAACCTTTAGCCAACAAAGAGtgagttttttttaatggatctCAATGGAGAAGTTTTACTACATAgaataaacagctttttttttgttgaggaaacagcttatcatttaatgaatcaacctgtttgtcattaaataatagttttgtatTGAACTATTGTTAGAGTTTACAGTGGCGGGAAAAAAGACATTTTGTAATAGAACGTTAATACAGACCCCTGTATCTCCTAATAATAAGACCATCTGTGCTAGAAACTTTTAGGAAAGAGGTTTTGAGCTGGTTGGAGCTCAAACCTGCAGGATGTTGGCCCTATGTGTATAGGATTGGACACATAATGTATCTATCCATTCTATTGTACTACTTCTTCATTGTTTTCTATATGAACACACTAAATGGACATGTTTGAATGTTGAGCTCATGTCTTTTGCTGCATCTCACACACAGTACACAAATTAAAGAAGTTAAATGTGTCTCACAAAACTTACATCAATAGTGAAGTTTCACTTTCTTTTATACTTATACTCATGAGTTAATTTGTATAATTAGCATGGATAGTTAAAAGAGAGATGCAGTGTGCTTCTCTTCCCTTTGGGCCTCTGTCCCACCTCTGAATAAAACAGATTGTTTCACAGCGAGTGGTGCTCGCAGGTTCAGGTCGCTGGCCACACACTAGAAGAAGCTTCTAACAAAACTGAACGAGAGCCGTATAGCTTTGAAGATTTATTATTTCAGCACTCGGCTCATCTCCAGTGCCTTCCAGGAATAAAAGCTCCAAATAAGAGCATTTAGAAATGTACTCCATGAACTTCCCCCATCTCTTAGTCTTGTTGCCATTCTGAGACCTTATTCTCTCTTTCccactttctctttgtctgtgcatgtgtggCTCCAGGCCAGCGCTTCGCCATGATGGAGGAGAAGGTAGTTCTTGCTACAATCTTGCGTCACTTTGACGTAGAGGCATGTCAGAGCCGTGAGGAACTGCGCCCTCTTGGGGAACTCATTCTGCGTCCCGAGAAAGGCATTTGGATTAAACTACAAAGAAGAACCAAATAACTCTGACCGCCACTAAAACTTCAGGTTGCTTTAGTCCTCACATCACTGCTGCTAGTTATGAGCAGATTCAAGTAAACTTGCTAACTTCTTTGCATTTTCTGTTCCGATTTGATGGGAAAATGTTTGGAATGATGATAAAAGGAGAGCTGAGAGTATCAGGTTCTTATCGGTTATCAAATTAGTCAAAATA contains:
- the LOC113057798 gene encoding cytochrome P450 4V2-like isoform X2, giving the protein MPNIFCHSSTTYHPLKNYIGKWNQMRPIPGMPGAYPIIGNALQFKTNAGDFFNQIIEGTTENRHLPLVKVWVGPVPFLILYHAENIEVVLSNSRHLDKSYSYRFLHPWLGTGLLTSTGEKWRNRRKMLTPTFHFSILSDFLEVMNEQTDILIQKMEKHIDGEPFNCFSYITLCALDIICETAMGKKIYAQSNSDSEYVQSVYKMSDIITKRQRAPWLWPDWIYNKLKEGKEHSRRLRILHSFTASVIKERSKFMSSEPTSDSDQGPRKRQAFLDMLLKTTYEDGKNLNHEDIQEEVDTFMFEGHDTTAASMNWALHLIGSHPEVLKAVQVELQEVFGSSDRHVGVEDLKKLRYLECVIKESLRIFPSVPLFARSICETCQINGFKVPKGVNAVIIPYALHRDPRYFPEPEEFRPERFLPENSKGRHPYAYIPFSAGPRNCIGQRFAMMEEKVVLATILRHFDVEACQSREELRPLGELILRPEKGIWIKLQRRTK
- the LOC113057798 gene encoding cytochrome P450 4V2-like isoform X1, with product MGVLFGLYILGIIFIAILLLLLASTTYHPLKNYIGKWNQMRPIPGMPGAYPIIGNALQFKTNAGDFFNQIIEGTTENRHLPLVKVWVGPVPFLILYHAENIEVVLSNSRHLDKSYSYRFLHPWLGTGLLTSTGEKWRNRRKMLTPTFHFSILSDFLEVMNEQTDILIQKMEKHIDGEPFNCFSYITLCALDIICETAMGKKIYAQSNSDSEYVQSVYKMSDIITKRQRAPWLWPDWIYNKLKEGKEHSRRLRILHSFTASVIKERSKFMSSEPTSDSDQGPRKRQAFLDMLLKTTYEDGKNLNHEDIQEEVDTFMFEGHDTTAASMNWALHLIGSHPEVLKAVQVELQEVFGSSDRHVGVEDLKKLRYLECVIKESLRIFPSVPLFARSICETCQINGFKVPKGVNAVIIPYALHRDPRYFPEPEEFRPERFLPENSKGRHPYAYIPFSAGPRNCIGQRFAMMEEKVVLATILRHFDVEACQSREELRPLGELILRPEKGIWIKLQRRTK
- the LOC113057798 gene encoding cytochrome P450 4V2-like isoform X3 — encoded protein: MGVLFGLYILGIIFIAILLLLLASTTYHPLKNYIGKWNQMRPIPGMPGAYPIIGNALQFKTNAGDFFNQIIEGTTENRHLPLVKVWVGPVPFLILYHAENIEVVLSNSRHLDKSYSYRFLHPWLGTGLLTSTGEKWRNRRKMLTPTFHFSILSDFLEVMNEQTDILIQKMEKHIDGEPFNCFSYITLCALDIICETAMGKKIYAQSNSDSEYVQSVYKMSDIITKRQRAPWLWPDWIYNKLKEGKEHSRRLRILHSFTASGPRKRQAFLDMLLKTTYEDGKNLNHEDIQEEVDTFMFEGHDTTAASMNWALHLIGSHPEVLKAVQVELQEVFGSSDRHVGVEDLKKLRYLECVIKESLRIFPSVPLFARSICETCQINGFKVPKGVNAVIIPYALHRDPRYFPEPEEFRPERFLPENSKGRHPYAYIPFSAGPRNCIGQRFAMMEEKVVLATILRHFDVEACQSREELRPLGELILRPEKGIWIKLQRRTK